A genomic region of Pseudomonas sp. RSB 5.4 contains the following coding sequences:
- the acnA gene encoding aconitate hydratase AcnA, with the protein MPSLDSLKTLKTLKVDEKTYHYFSLPDAAKSLGNIDQLPMSLKVLLENLLRWEDEKTVTGADLKAIAAWLKERRSDREIQYRPARVLMQDFTGVPAVVDLAAMRAAMAKAGGDPQRINPLSPVDLVIDHSVMVDKFATPSAFEQNVDIEMQRNGERYAFLRWGQSAFDNFSVVPPGTGICHQVNLEYLGRTVWTKDEDGRTYAFPDTLVGTDSHTTMINGLGVLGWGVGGIEAEAAMLGQPVSMLIPEVIGFKLTGKLKEGITATDLVLTVTQMLRKKGVVGKFVEFYGDGLADLPLADRATIANMAPEYGATCGFFPVDDVTLEYLRLSGRPAEVVKLVEAYTKAQGLWRLPGQEPVFTDSLALDMGSVEASLAGPKRPQDRVSLPNVAQAFSDFMDLQFKPTSKEEGRLESEGGGGVAVGNADLIGETEYEYEGHTYRLKNGAVVIAAITSCTNTSNPSVMMAAGLLAKKAVEKGLTRKPWVKSSLAPGSKVVTDYYKAAGLTQYLDQLGFSLVGYGCTTCIGNSGPLPEPIEKAIQKADLTVASVLSGNRNFEGRVHPLVKTNWLASPPLVVAYALAGSVRTDISSEPLGKDQQGNPVYLRDIWPSSKEIADAVSQVNTAMFHKEYAEVFAGDEQWQAIEVPQAATYVWQDDSTYIQHPPFFDDISGPLPVITDVKGARVLALLGDSVTTDHISPAGNIKADSPAGRYLREKGVEPRDFNSYGSRRGNHEVMMRGTFANIRIRNEMLGGEEGGNTIYIPSGEKMPIYDAAMLYQASGTPLVVIAGQEYGTGSSRDWAAKGTNLLGVKAVIAESFERIHRSNLVGMGVLPLQFKLDQNRKSLNLTGKETLDIQGLTGVELTPRMNLTLVITREDGRQEKIEVLCRIDTLNEVEYFKSGGILHYVLRQLIAS; encoded by the coding sequence ACTATTTCAGCCTGCCGGATGCCGCGAAAAGCCTGGGCAATATCGACCAGTTGCCGATGTCGCTGAAAGTCCTGCTGGAAAACCTGCTGCGCTGGGAAGATGAAAAAACTGTCACCGGTGCCGACCTCAAGGCCATTGCCGCGTGGCTCAAGGAGCGTCGCTCCGACCGGGAAATCCAGTACCGCCCGGCCCGGGTATTGATGCAAGACTTTACCGGCGTACCCGCCGTGGTCGACCTCGCCGCCATGCGCGCGGCGATGGCCAAGGCCGGCGGCGACCCGCAGCGGATCAACCCGTTGTCGCCGGTGGACCTGGTGATCGACCACTCGGTGATGGTCGACAAATTCGCCACCCCGAGCGCCTTCGAACAGAACGTCGACATCGAGATGCAGCGTAACGGTGAACGCTACGCTTTTCTGCGTTGGGGCCAGAGTGCCTTCGACAACTTCAGCGTGGTGCCACCGGGCACCGGGATCTGCCACCAGGTCAACCTCGAATACCTCGGGCGCACGGTGTGGACCAAGGATGAGGACGGCCGCACCTACGCGTTCCCCGACACCCTGGTCGGCACCGACTCCCACACCACCATGATCAATGGCCTCGGCGTACTCGGCTGGGGCGTTGGCGGGATCGAGGCGGAAGCCGCGATGCTCGGCCAACCGGTGTCAATGCTGATTCCGGAAGTGATCGGTTTCAAACTCACCGGCAAGCTCAAGGAAGGCATCACCGCCACCGACCTGGTGCTGACCGTCACGCAGATGCTGCGCAAGAAAGGTGTGGTCGGCAAATTCGTCGAATTCTACGGTGACGGCCTCGCCGATCTGCCACTGGCCGACCGCGCGACCATCGCCAACATGGCCCCGGAATACGGCGCGACCTGTGGCTTCTTCCCGGTCGATGACGTCACTCTGGAATACCTGCGCCTGTCCGGTCGCCCGGCCGAAGTGGTGAAACTGGTCGAGGCCTACACCAAGGCTCAGGGCCTGTGGCGCCTGCCCGGCCAGGAACCGGTGTTCACCGACAGCCTGGCGCTGGACATGGGCAGCGTCGAAGCCAGCCTCGCCGGGCCGAAACGCCCACAGGACCGGGTCTCCCTGCCGAATGTGGCGCAGGCCTTCAGTGATTTCATGGACCTGCAATTCAAGCCCACCAGCAAGGAAGAAGGTCGCCTGGAAAGCGAGGGTGGTGGTGGCGTGGCCGTGGGCAACGCCGATCTGATCGGCGAAACCGAGTACGAATACGAAGGCCACACCTACCGCTTGAAAAACGGCGCAGTGGTGATCGCCGCGATCACCTCGTGCACCAACACCTCGAACCCGAGCGTGATGATGGCGGCCGGTCTGCTGGCGAAAAAAGCCGTGGAGAAAGGCCTGACCCGCAAGCCGTGGGTGAAGAGTTCGCTGGCACCCGGCTCGAAAGTGGTCACCGACTACTACAAGGCTGCGGGGCTGACGCAATACCTTGATCAACTCGGGTTCTCGCTGGTCGGTTATGGCTGCACCACCTGTATCGGCAACTCCGGGCCGTTGCCGGAGCCGATCGAAAAAGCCATTCAGAAAGCCGACCTCACCGTGGCGTCGGTGCTGTCCGGCAACCGCAACTTCGAAGGCAGGGTGCATCCGCTGGTCAAGACCAACTGGCTGGCCTCGCCACCGCTGGTGGTCGCCTACGCCCTGGCCGGCAGCGTACGCACCGACATCAGCAGCGAGCCGCTGGGTAAGGACCAGCAAGGCAATCCGGTGTACCTGCGGGATATCTGGCCGAGCAGCAAGGAAATCGCCGACGCGGTCAGCCAGGTCAACACCGCGATGTTCCACAAGGAATACGCCGAAGTGTTTGCCGGCGACGAGCAATGGCAAGCGATCGAGGTGCCGCAAGCCGCCACCTATGTGTGGCAGGACGATTCGACCTACATCCAGCATCCACCGTTTTTCGACGACATTTCCGGCCCGTTGCCGGTGATCACTGACGTCAAAGGCGCTCGGGTTCTGGCGCTGCTGGGCGATTCGGTGACCACCGACCACATCTCCCCTGCGGGCAACATCAAGGCTGACAGCCCGGCCGGGCGCTATCTGCGCGAGAAAGGCGTGGAACCGCGGGACTTCAACTCCTACGGCTCACGGCGCGGCAACCACGAAGTGATGATGCGCGGCACGTTCGCCAACATCCGCATTCGTAACGAGATGCTCGGCGGCGAAGAAGGTGGCAACACGATCTACATCCCGAGCGGCGAGAAAATGCCGATTTACGATGCGGCCATGCTGTATCAGGCCTCGGGCACGCCGCTGGTGGTGATCGCCGGTCAGGAGTACGGCACCGGCTCCAGCCGTGACTGGGCAGCAAAAGGCACCAACCTGCTGGGAGTCAAAGCGGTTATCGCTGAAAGCTTCGAGCGCATCCACCGTTCCAACCTGGTGGGCATGGGCGTGTTGCCGCTGCAGTTCAAGCTCGATCAGAACCGCAAGAGCCTTAACCTCACCGGCAAGGAAACCCTGGATATTCAGGGCCTGACCGGCGTCGAGCTGACGCCCCGCATGAACCTGACGTTGGTGATCACCCGTGAAGACGGGCGGCAGGAGAAAATCGAAGTGCTGTGCCGCATCGATACATTGAATGAGGTGGAGTACTTCAAGTCGGGTGGCATCCTGCACTACGTGCTGCGGCAGCTGATTGCCTCTTGA
- a CDS encoding aminoglycoside phosphotransferase family protein — MTVTDCAIFAPWLQCWALVPDGEPIITPGSRLFPVRFGDTPAMLKVALDTDEQFGNQLMTWWDGDGAARVLAHHEEGLLLERAMGRRSLMHMALNGEDDEATRIMCATLARLHAPRSTPPPPLVELTPWFASLRVAAAEQGGTYVLSLQTAEALLADPQDVVVLHGDMHHDNVLDFGAHGWLAIDPKRVRGERGYDYANLICNPDLPTAGEPQRLRRQLEVIVEASGLDRRRLLQWVLAFAGLSAAWFLEDDAQQQAAGQLQIARIAACLLDA, encoded by the coding sequence GTGACGGTGACTGACTGCGCAATCTTCGCACCCTGGTTGCAATGCTGGGCGCTGGTACCGGACGGTGAACCGATCATTACCCCGGGCAGTCGCCTGTTTCCGGTACGTTTCGGCGACACGCCGGCGATGCTCAAGGTTGCGCTGGATACAGACGAGCAATTCGGCAATCAGTTGATGACCTGGTGGGACGGTGACGGCGCCGCGCGAGTGCTGGCCCATCACGAGGAAGGTTTGTTGCTGGAACGGGCCATGGGCCGGCGTTCGCTGATGCACATGGCGCTCAACGGTGAAGACGACGAGGCCACGCGGATCATGTGCGCGACACTGGCGCGCTTGCATGCGCCGCGTTCGACGCCGCCACCGCCGCTGGTAGAGCTGACGCCGTGGTTCGCCTCGCTGCGGGTGGCCGCCGCCGAACAGGGCGGGACCTATGTCCTGAGCCTGCAAACGGCTGAAGCCTTGCTCGCTGACCCGCAGGACGTAGTGGTGCTGCACGGTGACATGCACCACGACAACGTTCTCGATTTCGGTGCACACGGCTGGCTGGCGATTGATCCCAAACGGGTCCGTGGCGAGCGTGGTTATGACTACGCGAACCTGATCTGCAATCCGGATCTGCCGACGGCTGGCGAGCCGCAGCGTTTGCGCCGTCAGCTCGAAGTGATTGTCGAGGCTTCCGGGCTTGATCGCCGACGCTTGCTGCAGTGGGTGCTGGCGTTCGCCGGGTTGTCCGCGGCGTGGTTTCTCGAAGACGACGCGCAGCAGCAGGCCGCCGGGCAGCTACAGATCGCGCGAATCGCGGCTTGCCTGCTGGATGCCTGA
- a CDS encoding SRPBCC family protein, whose product MKPVPNSFERKIKLKAPRSYVWRALVDAEAFGQWFGVALEGRRFIAGEWTQGQVTYPGYEHVLWNVLVERVEPQQLFSFRWHPYAVNPSIDYSQEPTTLVKFDLQDYEDGTLLKVSESGFAHIPDVRQKEAYYMDSRGWEEQLSRLEQFLAESAKTRERDGD is encoded by the coding sequence ATGAAACCGGTACCCAATAGTTTCGAACGCAAAATCAAGCTGAAGGCGCCGCGTTCCTATGTCTGGCGCGCACTGGTCGATGCCGAGGCGTTTGGCCAGTGGTTTGGCGTGGCGCTGGAGGGCAGGCGGTTCATTGCCGGGGAATGGACGCAAGGGCAGGTCACCTATCCGGGTTATGAACATGTGTTGTGGAACGTGTTGGTCGAGCGGGTCGAGCCGCAGCAGTTGTTTTCGTTTCGCTGGCACCCGTACGCGGTCAACCCGAGCATCGACTATTCCCAGGAACCGACGACGCTGGTCAAGTTCGACCTGCAGGATTACGAGGACGGTACCTTGCTCAAGGTGTCTGAGTCCGGTTTTGCGCATATTCCCGACGTGCGCCAAAAGGAGGCGTACTACATGGACAGCCGTGGCTGGGAGGAACAACTGAGCCGGCTTGAACAGTTTCTCGCCGAAAGCGCCAAGACTCGCGAGCGTGACGGTGACTGA
- a CDS encoding ADP-ribosylglycohydrolase family protein, translating to MQPSLSERYRGALLGLACGDAVGTTVEFKPRGSFQPLTDMVGGGPFHLKPGQWTDDTSMALCLAESLLSKNTFDAADQMGRYLNWWKWGYLSSTGDCFDIGTTVSQALSQYQQTGQPFAGSADPFTAGNGSLMRLVPVVLFYFPDARLIRQFATDSSRTTHGAPEAIECCQLLAEVISKTLLGASKSELRKLPDSSFAQAKVAAITRGDYLTKSADEIRGSGYCVESLEAALWCFHHTDSFAAAILQAANLGDDADTTAAIVGQVAGAYYGVRAIPAHWLEMLHDGEEIAATADRLLEASRLRVPE from the coding sequence ATGCAGCCATCCCTCTCCGAACGTTATCGCGGCGCTCTCCTCGGCCTTGCCTGTGGCGATGCTGTCGGGACCACGGTGGAATTCAAGCCGCGGGGCTCATTCCAGCCACTGACGGACATGGTCGGTGGCGGCCCCTTTCACTTGAAGCCAGGGCAATGGACGGATGACACTTCGATGGCGCTGTGCCTGGCGGAAAGTCTGCTGAGCAAAAACACCTTCGATGCGGCTGACCAGATGGGGCGCTATCTGAACTGGTGGAAATGGGGCTATCTCAGCTCCACCGGTGATTGTTTCGATATCGGCACGACGGTCAGCCAGGCGCTGTCGCAGTATCAACAAACCGGTCAGCCCTTTGCGGGATCTGCCGACCCGTTTACCGCCGGCAACGGTTCACTGATGCGCCTGGTGCCGGTGGTGCTGTTTTACTTTCCTGATGCCCGGCTGATCCGCCAGTTCGCCACCGACAGTTCGCGGACGACTCACGGCGCGCCCGAAGCCATCGAATGCTGTCAATTGCTTGCCGAGGTGATCAGCAAAACCCTGCTCGGCGCCTCCAAGTCAGAATTGCGCAAACTGCCAGACTCAAGCTTCGCTCAAGCGAAAGTCGCAGCCATCACCCGGGGTGATTACCTCACAAAGTCGGCGGACGAAATCCGTGGTAGCGGCTACTGCGTCGAGTCTTTGGAAGCGGCACTGTGGTGTTTTCATCACACCGACAGTTTCGCCGCAGCGATTCTGCAAGCGGCCAACCTGGGCGATGACGCCGACACCACGGCCGCCATCGTGGGACAAGTGGCCGGCGCCTATTACGGCGTTCGGGCAATTCCTGCCCACTGGCTGGAAATGCTCCATGACGGCGAGGAGATTGCGGCCACCGCAGATCGCCTGCTCGAAGCCTCCCGGCTACGCGTGCCTGAATAG
- a CDS encoding lysozyme inhibitor LprI family protein, whose amino-acid sequence MSPHLLLALTPFLFTPLAHASVDCANASDQATLNQCAGQELKAADKELNTVYQQITGRLKDNPDSKKLLVGAQRAWIGFRDAECKFSASGVEGGSVYPLIYSNCLTAVTKVRVEALKQYLKCQEGDMSCPVPGA is encoded by the coding sequence ATGTCCCCACACTTGCTTCTGGCCCTGACACCCTTTCTGTTCACCCCCCTCGCCCACGCGAGCGTCGACTGCGCCAATGCCAGCGATCAGGCGACCCTGAACCAGTGTGCCGGTCAGGAACTCAAGGCGGCGGACAAGGAACTGAATACGGTGTATCAGCAGATTACCGGTCGTTTGAAGGACAACCCTGACAGTAAGAAGCTGCTGGTGGGTGCGCAGCGAGCGTGGATCGGGTTTCGCGATGCCGAGTGCAAGTTTTCGGCATCCGGAGTCGAAGGCGGGAGTGTTTATCCGTTGATCTACAGCAATTGCCTGACCGCGGTGACCAAGGTGCGGGTCGAGGCGCTGAAGCAATATTTGAAGTGTCAGGAGGGTGACATGAGTTGCCCGGTGCCCGGGGCCTGA
- a CDS encoding helix-turn-helix transcriptional regulator produces the protein MTIIVRLDVVMATQKIRSKELAALLGITEANLSLLKNGKVKGVKMATLDKLCAALDCQPGDLLEYQKD, from the coding sequence ATGACCATTATCGTCCGCCTTGACGTTGTCATGGCCACGCAAAAAATTCGCTCGAAAGAGTTAGCGGCCCTGCTCGGGATCACCGAGGCCAACCTGTCATTGCTGAAAAACGGCAAAGTCAAAGGTGTGAAGATGGCAACTCTGGACAAGCTCTGCGCTGCGCTCGATTGCCAACCGGGCGATCTGCTGGAATACCAGAAAGACTGA
- the mrdA gene encoding penicillin-binding protein 2, with translation MPEPIPIKDHEKETRLVNKRLIACALFVFAISCALVVRLYILQVVEYDYHSTISENNRVHVLPIPPTRGLIYDRNGVLLADNRPSYNLVITRERATDVNQELDEVINLLHLPAEDRTVFDKAMKQSRHPFTPVTLFYELTEEQIAVLAVNEFRLPGLDVEPQFVRHYPLGPHFAHSIGYVGRINEKESKTLDSVEYRGTQSIGKTGIERFYEAQLHGHVGYEEVETNAQGRVLRVLKHTDPVPGKNIVLSLDVKLQEAAEAALGDRRGSVVALDPSTGEVLAMVSNPSFDPNLFVTGISSKEYSALRDSIDRPLFNRVLRGLYAPGSTIKPEVAIAGLDAGVVTPQTRVFDPGYYQLPDFDHKYRNWNHSGDGWVDMDAAIMRSNDTYFYDLAHKLGIDRLHDYMAMFGLGEKVSLDMFEESPGLMPSQAWKRATRRQAWFPGETVILGIGQGYMQVTPLQLAQATALIANKGVWNRPHLAKTVDGVAPVDEHPMPNILLKNPRDWDQVNHGMQMVMHDARGIARAAAAGAQYRIAGKSGTAQVVAIKQGERYNREKTLERHRDNALFVGFAPAEHPKIAISVMIENGEAGGRVAGPVVRQIMDAWLLDQDGHLKPQYAAPAKPPGDPHV, from the coding sequence ATGCCTGAACCCATCCCGATCAAAGATCACGAAAAAGAGACGCGCTTGGTCAACAAGCGGTTGATTGCCTGCGCTCTGTTCGTCTTTGCCATCAGTTGCGCGCTGGTGGTACGCCTGTACATCCTGCAAGTGGTTGAATACGACTACCACTCGACCATCTCTGAAAACAACCGCGTGCATGTCTTGCCGATCCCGCCGACAAGAGGCTTGATCTACGACCGTAATGGCGTGCTGCTCGCTGATAACCGACCCAGTTACAACCTGGTGATCACCCGCGAACGCGCCACTGATGTCAATCAGGAGCTGGACGAGGTGATCAATCTCCTGCATCTGCCCGCTGAGGATCGCACGGTTTTCGATAAGGCAATGAAGCAGTCCCGTCATCCATTTACCCCGGTGACACTGTTCTACGAACTGACGGAAGAACAGATCGCCGTGTTGGCAGTCAACGAGTTCCGTTTGCCGGGCCTCGATGTCGAGCCGCAGTTCGTTCGGCATTACCCGCTGGGGCCGCACTTCGCGCATTCAATCGGCTACGTTGGCCGGATCAACGAGAAAGAGTCCAAAACCCTCGACTCGGTGGAGTATCGCGGCACCCAATCCATCGGCAAAACCGGCATCGAACGCTTCTACGAAGCGCAGCTGCACGGCCACGTAGGCTATGAAGAAGTTGAGACCAACGCCCAGGGCCGAGTGTTGCGGGTGCTCAAGCACACCGATCCGGTCCCTGGCAAAAACATCGTGCTCAGTCTCGACGTCAAGCTGCAGGAAGCTGCCGAAGCGGCACTGGGGGATCGTCGTGGTTCGGTGGTGGCGCTTGATCCGTCCACCGGTGAGGTGCTGGCCATGGTCAGCAACCCGAGTTTCGACCCGAATCTGTTCGTCACCGGCATCAGCTCCAAGGAGTATTCGGCGCTACGCGACTCCATCGACCGACCGCTGTTCAACCGCGTGCTGCGCGGCCTGTATGCGCCGGGCTCGACCATCAAGCCGGAAGTGGCGATTGCCGGTCTCGATGCCGGCGTCGTGACCCCGCAGACCCGTGTTTTCGACCCGGGTTATTACCAACTCCCCGACTTTGATCACAAGTACCGCAACTGGAACCACAGCGGCGATGGCTGGGTGGACATGGACGCGGCGATCATGCGTTCCAACGACACCTACTTCTACGATCTGGCGCACAAGCTCGGCATCGATCGCCTGCACGACTACATGGCAATGTTTGGCCTTGGCGAAAAAGTCTCGCTGGATATGTTCGAAGAGTCGCCCGGTTTGATGCCGTCTCAGGCCTGGAAACGCGCAACACGCCGTCAGGCCTGGTTCCCGGGGGAAACGGTGATCCTCGGGATTGGGCAGGGCTACATGCAGGTTACGCCGCTACAACTGGCTCAGGCCACCGCACTGATCGCCAACAAGGGCGTATGGAATCGTCCGCACCTGGCGAAGACAGTCGATGGCGTGGCGCCGGTCGACGAGCATCCGATGCCGAATATCCTGCTGAAGAACCCGCGCGACTGGGATCAGGTCAACCACGGCATGCAGATGGTGATGCACGATGCCCGGGGTATCGCGCGCGCCGCAGCGGCCGGTGCGCAGTATCGCATTGCCGGTAAGAGCGGTACTGCGCAAGTGGTGGCGATCAAGCAGGGTGAGCGTTACAACCGTGAGAAAACCCTTGAACGGCATCGCGACAATGCCTTGTTTGTCGGCTTTGCTCCGGCAGAGCACCCGAAGATCGCCATCTCGGTGATGATCGAAAACGGTGAGGCCGGTGGCCGAGTGGCCGGCCCTGTGGTGCGGCAGATCATGGACGCCTGGTTACTGGATCAGGATGGCCACCTCAAGCCGCAATACGCGGCGCCCGCCAAGCCGCCGGGTGATCCGCACGTGTAA